In Nitrospinota bacterium, the DNA window AGGCCCTGGACTTCGATTGATCAGACCCGGTTCTCCTTTTTCCTCATAGGCCCGTTTCCATTCGTAGAAAGTAGTTCTTGAAATCCCAAAATAGCGGCAGGTTTTGGAAACGTTTTTAATTTTCTTGGCGTAGGTTAAAACTCTAAGTTTTCGGCTAATATCCCGTTCTTCTGGTGTCATCTCACGGTCTCCGGTTGAAAAGGTTCAATACTACCAAAACCTGTCAACCGATCTCGTGGATTTCAAAGGACGCCTATGCAGACCTTCGAGGATGGAAGGCCACTTTATCAACAATATGTTTTTCAAAACTCAGAGGAGGGAAAAGAAGCTGCTTAAAATCTGTAAAAATATCTTAACCGAGAGACCGATCTGTACATGCAAATCTTACGCAGGGCAATTAAACTATAGTCGCCATTTAAATAGGCGGGCAACTAAAAAGAGAGCGCCGCAACTCGACTTTAATAGCCCAATGATCCTCTTCTGTAAGCCCCTTTCGATTATTCATATCATGCCAGTTAAATAAGGCAGTTCTATAACATTTAATTAATTCTTTATACTTTCTAGATGTATCTATCTGAACATACAATTCTGCATCTAGGTCATCCAGAGATTCCATTAAAAAGCTTATATCCTCATTTAACTTATTTATCTCCGAATCTTTTTCTAATAAGGTTTTCGTTGTTTCTGAAAGCTCTGCGTCTTTAGCCACCAGTTTTTTTTCTAATTCCTTAATCTTATTAGAAAGATCTGTAGCTTTTGTTAATTGTTTATTCGGTTTGGTTGTCTTTTTGATTTGTTTTTGCTTTGTGGTTCTATTGATATTCGGGGTTTTGATAGAAGCTTTGTTATTGGTTTTCCCAAGCCTTTTAGTAGATAACTTATTGGGGGTTTTATTATTTATCTGGGCAAATCCGCTAATAGGTAATATCAGAATAGACATTAAAATAATAGCTTGGTAAAGATTATTATATTTCTTAAACATATTTTTTCCTTTCCCGGTAGTAGATTTGTTTCATCACACTAATAGATCTAATACTACAAATGACAAAGTCTTGTCTGCTACAAAAAAAGCGATACTTATTATACAAATACATAAAAAATGTATGTTTAAGTAAAGACATATTTTAAGTCTAACTTCTTATTGGTAATAAATAAACTTTTCACCTAGTCTCTCCACTAATGTTTCAATTTTTTCCATTTTTCCAAATCCCAATCGCATATAACCCTATTAAATACAATTACTTAAAAAATAAAAAGCTTCTCTAGAAATATTAAATATAAACTGAATAAACTACATTTTAGATTGAAAGTTCTAACTCAAAATGCTTTCCGCAAGAATTCGGAGAAGATCTTGTTTTTTTTGGTCTTGCCTCTAAACTATTATTTTATATAATTCAGAGGTTGAAGTTTATATTTGTCACATAGTATTGCCAAACTAAATGTATAAGTTATTTATAACTCTATTTCAGGTTTCTTAAGAGTATTGCAAAATAAATTGACAAAATTAATTAATGGTTTGTTGTTGATAATTCAAACCATTACTATTGGTTGTGCAATACCCAAAAATATTCCTCCCCCTAAAAAAGAAGTAGATCAGTTCAAGGAAAAGAGAGAGTCTTTAGAGGCAAAATGGCAATCATCACCTCTTTTTCAGGAAGGAACTAAACCATTAATAGAGCCCCAAAAAGAACTTTTTCTTCCGGAGGAAAAAAATAATATCCCCACATGCAAGGATATAGAAACAGGAAAGGAAAATGAGTTTTTATTGGCTGATCTGAAGAGCGAGTTAATTCAACTCTCCTACTCAAATATGGACCGCGTTGTCAATTCCCTGAATGTAATGGGTATGGAAACTATTTTAGCAACGGCACCAGTAGCCAAGCCTTATACAGTTGATAAACGTGGTAGGGCGACATACATTACACCCCCAAAAAATGTAGAAGTCCCTAAAACAACTTATACATGTTCACAGCTTCCCATTTTTTATAAACCTAAAGTAATACCTGTTAACTCATTGAGTGACGTTTTGAAAGGACCTGGAACAGCTGGGATGCGTACAGGATCAAGGTTTTCTTTTGTAGATATGGCATCGGTTGACTATGGGCTAAACGAGAGTTTGGTTGCTTTTTATCATCCAGAAAAAAAAGAACGTTTCAATAATATAATAAAAACAATCCGCGAAACAATAGATGCTGCGCCAGTTCAAGTATATATTGAGAGTATGGTTTTGGAAGTTAATGAGTCTGGGTTCGATAAGCTAGGTGTACTATACAAAAGCATAGGGCCGCAGGGTACAAATACATTTAGCGAGACATTTGAAGCTGGTGCAACAACAGTTTTAACTCCTAGTGCTGCGGCGGCAAGTTCTTCTACATTGCTCAAAGGAATTATTCAAAAAGGTGCAAGTGTTGGAAGCATAGCGGATATACTATCTCTTGAAATTCAAGCATTAGTTGCAAAAGGTTCTGCGGAGGTATTATCCCGACCTAGCGTTATCGCCTTAAACAATCGTCCTGCCATCATTGAAGTCACAGAGCAAAGACAATATCCAATCAGACAACAATCCACCTTTAATCAAAGTACAACAAATTTTTCTTACTCATTTCAAGAAGTAACCCCCGGTATTTTGTTACAAATAAGGCCAAGAGTTTCTGATGAAAACAATGATGTTGCGATGGAGATCGATGTTCAAGTAAAAGCGTTAGTATCTGATAATGATGGTAATGCAGTAAATGATAACGGAGATATTATTTCCACTAAACCAGGATCATCAACTAGACGCGTTCATACTTTTGCTATTGTGCCGAACAAAACTCCAATTATTATTGGTGGTCTGGTCTCAAAAGATAAGGAAAATAATTCCAATAAGTTACCTTTTTTTGGTGATCTTCCATTCATTGGAAACCTGTTTGGGGCTACATCTGCCTCAAATGAGAAGAGAGAAGTAATTGTAGTAATCACTCCCCACATCATCAATGATAACAAAAACATTGGCATTCAAAACCCGAAAGATACGGCCATGTTTGATGACATGAATATGGAGTTATTTCGTGATTCTTATAGAATTCGATCTGAAGATATGTTTGATCTTGGCTTTATTTATCGATCTAAAAAGTTTCAACAGTATAGGAATTATGTTCTAACTCGCGCGTCCAAAGATTCTAAGTTTGCTGGAACAGCAATAGCAAGAGATTATAATGGTGAACAGTTTCCCGGGGGCGATGCGTTGGTTGCGAGAATGATTTACGATATTGTAGGGAAACGTAATTTAGAAAAAGAAGTTTCTCAAGACAAAATTATTCTTACAGAACGCGCCGACGATGGAGGATTCAAAGATGTGGCTTTTCTCGAAAAAGCTTGGAAAGAAGCCCAGTCAAAATCCATAACATATTTGAAAGACTATGGTCTAGAGCTAAAGTTCTCAGAACAGAAAGCCAAAAGCAAATCTATAGAGCCTCATGTATCTATTAGAGTTTTACCAAGATCCGAAATTGATTTACTAACAGAGGTTACAAAAAAAGAAATAGTACCTGACCGAATTTTTATAGCCAAGGAAAAAGATATGAAAAAAATCAGAAAGGCTATAGTAGTTCGGGAAATATTAAAGTTAAACAAAAGCAAACATATTCTGGGAAGCCTTAATACTTTTAAAAAGGGGACGAAGTTGGTGTTGCCGGTTATTGATAAAGAGCGCCACTTCCTCTTAGATATGGATGTTGCGACCACTTATCATCAGATAAAATACTATTATGAAATACTTGAACAATCCCTACAAGAATCCTTTAATTTAGTTGAGAGTATAATTCAAAAGGATTAGGCGCTTATAAAAACCCTTGACGATCAATAAGATAAATCAAGGGCAAGCAATCAGTCATCCGGCTCTTGTTTACAATAACGGATTTAAATTCGTAGTTATTTTTCTGACGCAATCAAACAGTTCTTAAATTCTTCTTGGTTCAATTTTCATGGGAAAAAAAATCTTTCAGGCCGCATTTTTACCTGTTCTGGCTATTGCCTTTTTCTCAACGTGTCTTTTTGTGGAAAGTTTGTGGGGAGGTCTTGTCTTTCCTGCATGGTTTCAAAATGGCTTACTGAGTTTCCTAGAAGTCCTGAATTGGTTTGCAGGAGGTTGGCTTTTCAATCGAATGCTTTCCCTGCTTTTCTGGAACACATTAGTCAAAAAGATCCTCCATCATGACCCCCCTGTATTACTGGTTCAGTTATCTGGTATTTTTGTTTTAATTCTAACTTTATCTCTGGTAGCTCATTTTGTATTCCATGAACCTCTCACAACCCTCATAGCAGCTGCTGGTGGATTAGGTTTTGTTCTCGGGTTTGCAGTTCAAGGACTGATTTTGGATCTTTTTTCTGGTTTGGCTATTCAGATGGATCGTCCTTTTAAGGTAGGAGATTTTATTAATTGCCATAATCGGTTTGGAGATACCATGATTGGAAGAGTCGAGGAGACCACTTGGAGAACCACAAGACTATGGACAACAGATAGAAACCTGGTCATTGTGCCTAATAGCTATATAACTACGACAATTGTTACCAATTTCTCTATGCCCGAAGTTAATGCTCGATTTGATCTAGATTATACATTAGATTTCTCGGTTCCCTCTGAAAGGGCAATAGCCATTTTCAATGCTGCATTACTTGATTCTGTTGGATCAAAAGGACCATTAGCCAATCCCCGTCCAAAAACTATTTTAACTGGAGTTAACAGTGATGGTGCCGTTTATAAACTCAGGTATTATTTAGACCCTACATCAGTTTCTCCCTCTAAAGCCAGAAATACTATCAATGCCAAGGTGATGCATCATCTTACCTACGCAGGAATAACTCCATCGTATGATAGACAAGATATCTTTTATGAAAAGATGCCTAGCCAGAAGAGTTGGAGAAATAAGGATGATAGAATGCACCTTTTATCTAATATTGAGTTGTTTCATGACTTTTCCGACGAGCTTTTAGAATCTTTATCTAATAGTTTTAAATTAAAATCATTAAAGAGTAATGAATTTCTAATCAAACAAGGAGATGACGGTGAAAGCCTCTTTGTTTTAGTCGAAGGATTGTTGGATGTAAGTATACAGATGGGGGAGGAAGAAAAACACTTAACCTTGTTGGCACCAGGTTCTTTTCTTGGTGAAATGGCTCTTTTGACAGGAGAGAAACGTTCTGCAAATGTAAAAACATCAATTGACTCATTGATTGTAGAGTTGACAAAGGATTCTATCATGTCTCTGGCCACAACAAATCCTGAAATACTGGAAAAAATGACCTCAGCTGTAGCAAAGCGTCGTTTGAAAAATAAGGAAATGGAATCATTAAGCGATGATGATAAAAATGATGCAATCCAACAAGAGGAAGAGAATCTAATGGCTCGTGTTACAAACTTCTTTTTTGGCAGCAAACCAGATAAAGCAATATAGTCGGTAACATGGATAGGATTGTAAAGTAGAGAATATTTTATTGTTGTTAAATTAAGTTGATAGACAATATGATCGCAAGGTCGATTTAGGGGGATGAATAATGGGTAAGGGTGGAATTGACCACGAGAAAACAGTTTGGGATAAGAAATTTAAAGAAGATGTTAAGTCCGGAAGATTTTTTTGGGTTACAAATAAATCGGTTATAGATTTCAAGAGAGGACATTTCAAGAGCTTTTGGAAACTTTATGATAACCTTCCAAGTGAGGTTCAAAGTTTGGCAGAAAAAATATTTATTTCGATGAATGAAAAAACAAATGAGCCATCAAAAAATATTATCCGTGTTGGTCGATACTGGTCAATGCGGATTGGTGAAAAACACCGTGCTTTAGGGGTTGAAGTTGATGAAGATGGTCTATTATGGTGCTGGGTTGGAACTTACTCTGAATACAACAATTTTGTTGCGGAAATAAATAACAATAATTAATTGTAAGTATCAGGAATTTGGATCACATGACCTTTGCTACATTTGGATTTACAAGTATTGTAAAAACTTTTCTAAATCAGGATATTCAATGCCAAAACCGGCTGTTGACTTGTGGAAAACCTCTAGGTGGTTTACACGCAGGGCCAACAGGCTATTTGGATTTTTAAAAAAATACTCGTAGAAACGTCTTTGCGAGGAACCCACTCGACGTAGCCGTGATAACCTTTCATCAGGCTTCGTGCCCTGCAAGGGTAAATCTAGAAAGAAGCTGAATCGCCACACTCCCTTCGGTCGTTCGCGATGACATCTGCAAACTCTTTTCAACTTGTTTTACAAACTTTGTGCATGCAAATGTGACTATCTCGTATTATGAAAACCGCCTACGCGGAACCTGAAAAATAAATTTACTTTTTTAAAACCAGAAAGGACTTAACAGCACCCTGTTAAGTCCTTTCATGCTTCTTTATACACTCAGTGCAAAATTGCGGTAACCGCTTTCCGCACTAATTCAGGCTATTTATAAGGTCCTTAAATTCGCGCTCAGTAGTTGTTTTGTTTCCTAATGATTCGTACATTTTGGCATGAACTTCTTGAACCGTATTGGTTTTGTCTGATATTTTTCGGACCAATTTTTCACAATTATTGCTTTGTTTTTTTACCTTCTCGAGCAACCCCTTCATTTTAACCGCTTGCTGCTCTAGATTAAGCACGAGAATATTGAGACCGCGATTGTATCTATCTAAAAGTTTTAAATTTTTATCTAACTTCTTTTTCTTCTTGTAATATACAGTTGTTTCTTCGTAATCAATATCTATAGCCCTAATCATACGTTTTTGAATCTTATTAATTTCGCTACCCTCACGCTTCATTGATTTAGCTATCTCATCACAACTTTGTGCCTGTGCCCTAGTTGCAATAGATAGAATTGAAAGTAATAAAAACATAGTTAAGGATATTGAAATTGTTGTGACCCTTGTCATAACTCCTCCAAATCAATGCGTTAACAATAGATTTCAACAAAAATGTTTATTAAGTTTTAATTTTATACCAAAACCCTTTGTATTTGTAGGGGAAATTTTCACCGGCTCAGGAATTA includes these proteins:
- a CDS encoding helix-turn-helix domain-containing protein, which encodes MTPEERDISRKLRVLTYAKKIKNVSKTCRYFGISRTTFYEWKRAYEEKGEPGLINRSPGP
- a CDS encoding type II and III secretion system protein, with protein sequence MYNSISGFLRVLQNKLTKLINGLLLIIQTITIGCAIPKNIPPPKKEVDQFKEKRESLEAKWQSSPLFQEGTKPLIEPQKELFLPEEKNNIPTCKDIETGKENEFLLADLKSELIQLSYSNMDRVVNSLNVMGMETILATAPVAKPYTVDKRGRATYITPPKNVEVPKTTYTCSQLPIFYKPKVIPVNSLSDVLKGPGTAGMRTGSRFSFVDMASVDYGLNESLVAFYHPEKKERFNNIIKTIRETIDAAPVQVYIESMVLEVNESGFDKLGVLYKSIGPQGTNTFSETFEAGATTVLTPSAAAASSSTLLKGIIQKGASVGSIADILSLEIQALVAKGSAEVLSRPSVIALNNRPAIIEVTEQRQYPIRQQSTFNQSTTNFSYSFQEVTPGILLQIRPRVSDENNDVAMEIDVQVKALVSDNDGNAVNDNGDIISTKPGSSTRRVHTFAIVPNKTPIIIGGLVSKDKENNSNKLPFFGDLPFIGNLFGATSASNEKREVIVVITPHIINDNKNIGIQNPKDTAMFDDMNMELFRDSYRIRSEDMFDLGFIYRSKKFQQYRNYVLTRASKDSKFAGTAIARDYNGEQFPGGDALVARMIYDIVGKRNLEKEVSQDKIILTERADDGGFKDVAFLEKAWKEAQSKSITYLKDYGLELKFSEQKAKSKSIEPHVSIRVLPRSEIDLLTEVTKKEIVPDRIFIAKEKDMKKIRKAIVVREILKLNKSKHILGSLNTFKKGTKLVLPVIDKERHFLLDMDVATTYHQIKYYYEILEQSLQESFNLVESIIQKD
- a CDS encoding mechanosensitive ion channel, which produces MGKKIFQAAFLPVLAIAFFSTCLFVESLWGGLVFPAWFQNGLLSFLEVLNWFAGGWLFNRMLSLLFWNTLVKKILHHDPPVLLVQLSGIFVLILTLSLVAHFVFHEPLTTLIAAAGGLGFVLGFAVQGLILDLFSGLAIQMDRPFKVGDFINCHNRFGDTMIGRVEETTWRTTRLWTTDRNLVIVPNSYITTTIVTNFSMPEVNARFDLDYTLDFSVPSERAIAIFNAALLDSVGSKGPLANPRPKTILTGVNSDGAVYKLRYYLDPTSVSPSKARNTINAKVMHHLTYAGITPSYDRQDIFYEKMPSQKSWRNKDDRMHLLSNIELFHDFSDELLESLSNSFKLKSLKSNEFLIKQGDDGESLFVLVEGLLDVSIQMGEEEKHLTLLAPGSFLGEMALLTGEKRSANVKTSIDSLIVELTKDSIMSLATTNPEILEKMTSAVAKRRLKNKEMESLSDDDKNDAIQQEEENLMARVTNFFFGSKPDKAI